One Kineococcus endophyticus genomic region harbors:
- a CDS encoding heparan-alpha-glucosaminide N-acetyltransferase domain-containing protein, producing the protein MPLLTAADRGRLVGIDLARAVAVVGMMAVHVLPGDGPGSGAAGVLYSVAHGRASGLFAVLAGVSLGLATRRGGAERAAARTSVVVRGLLVALVGLLLIDVDSRVAVILPYYGVAFVVVLPFLWWPARRLAVLGVTWLALAPVLSSAVRRAAGLPAQFEEPTLAWLARPGDLLQTLALTGYYPVVGWAGYLVLGLAVSRVDLRASAGALRLLGAGAVLASAAWLASGLLLGPGGGLAALRPLTGGAGLDGVDFYGTVPTDSPWFLAVVTAHSGTPFDLLHTAGTALAVIGGACLLPGAVTRFLVPVAALGSMPLTVYTGHVLALAGTDEESTGLLGLHVVVALVAATLWRLVVGRGPLETAVGAVASAASAPLRRRADPAPADPPTLAP; encoded by the coding sequence TCGACCTGGCCCGCGCCGTCGCCGTCGTGGGGATGATGGCCGTCCACGTGCTGCCCGGGGACGGGCCGGGGAGCGGGGCCGCAGGCGTCCTGTACTCCGTCGCGCACGGCCGGGCCTCCGGCCTGTTCGCCGTGCTCGCCGGCGTCTCGCTCGGCCTGGCGACCCGTCGCGGGGGTGCGGAGCGCGCGGCGGCCCGCACCTCCGTCGTGGTCCGGGGACTGCTCGTGGCGCTCGTCGGGCTGCTGCTCATCGACGTCGACAGCCGGGTCGCGGTGATCCTTCCCTACTACGGCGTCGCCTTCGTCGTCGTGCTGCCGTTCCTGTGGTGGCCCGCCCGCCGGTTGGCGGTGCTCGGGGTGACCTGGCTGGCGCTGGCGCCGGTGTTGTCCTCCGCCGTCCGGCGGGCGGCCGGGCTGCCCGCCCAGTTCGAGGAGCCGACGCTCGCCTGGCTGGCCCGGCCCGGGGACCTGCTGCAGACCCTGGCCCTCACCGGCTACTACCCCGTCGTCGGCTGGGCGGGGTACCTCGTGCTGGGCCTGGCCGTGTCGCGGGTCGACCTGCGGGCGAGCGCCGGCGCGCTGCGGCTGCTGGGGGCCGGGGCGGTGCTGGCGTCGGCCGCGTGGCTGGCCAGCGGTCTGCTGCTCGGACCCGGCGGCGGCCTGGCGGCCCTGCGGCCGCTGACCGGCGGCGCCGGGCTGGACGGCGTGGACTTCTACGGGACGGTGCCCACCGACTCGCCCTGGTTCCTGGCCGTCGTGACGGCGCACTCCGGGACGCCGTTCGACCTGCTGCACACCGCCGGGACGGCGCTGGCCGTCATCGGGGGCGCCTGCCTGCTGCCGGGCGCGGTGACGCGGTTCCTCGTGCCGGTGGCGGCCCTGGGCAGCATGCCGCTGACCGTCTACACCGGTCACGTGCTGGCCCTGGCCGGGACGGACGAGGAGTCGACGGGTCTGCTCGGCCTGCACGTCGTGGTCGCGCTCGTCGCCGCGACGCTCTGGCGGCTCGTCGTCGGCCGCGGGCCGCTGGAGACCGCGGTGGGGGCCGTGGCGTCGGCCGCGTCCGCCCCGCTGCGACGTCGGGCCGACCCCGCGCCGGCCGACCCGCCTACGCTGGCGCCGTGA